A genome region from Caloranaerobacter ferrireducens includes the following:
- a CDS encoding sugar ABC transporter substrate-binding protein has product MNFKKVISLFLIMVLTFAILSGCTGTKEQASKGQKVLRVSMALGESEWEVMKNKVFPIFEKENNVKIEAVQIEASDLITKLEAMHKAGKMEIDIITQDNMQLAQLVEKGLVEDLSEYRDMIPENVIKALIPVGEFNGKLYFMPYRPNVEINFYNEKKFNEYGIKPPTNWDELLKVAKTFKEKEGIGRVAIKGTLDGNTTVQLFEFIRQAGGDPLVLNDEGSIKAYTFLKKLWPYLSPDSKKADWNTMNKYLATESVYYGANWPFGVNVIVRDGGKKEIKAHAGFAGPVKKSKVLGGEVIGIPVGSPNKELAVKFMQFLMSKETQELLVTEMGWPSCRTDAYGKVEEWQKPYFEAVKEALKVSQPRPNVTYWDTVDKALNDAFREIVIEGKDVKATLDKYAKAIADAKK; this is encoded by the coding sequence ATGAATTTTAAAAAAGTAATTTCGTTATTTCTTATTATGGTACTTACTTTTGCAATTTTATCTGGATGTACAGGAACAAAAGAACAAGCTAGTAAAGGACAAAAAGTACTAAGAGTTAGTATGGCTCTAGGTGAATCAGAGTGGGAAGTAATGAAAAATAAAGTTTTCCCTATTTTTGAAAAAGAAAATAACGTTAAAATAGAAGCAGTACAAATTGAAGCTTCTGATCTTATTACTAAGCTAGAAGCTATGCATAAAGCAGGTAAGATGGAAATAGACATTATTACTCAAGACAATATGCAATTAGCACAACTTGTAGAGAAAGGATTAGTAGAAGACTTAAGCGAATACAGAGATATGATACCTGAAAATGTTATTAAGGCATTAATTCCAGTTGGTGAGTTTAATGGAAAATTATATTTTATGCCATATAGACCAAATGTTGAAATTAACTTCTATAACGAGAAGAAATTTAATGAATATGGAATTAAACCACCAACTAATTGGGATGAATTATTAAAAGTTGCAAAAACTTTCAAAGAAAAGGAAGGTATTGGTAGAGTAGCTATAAAAGGAACATTAGATGGGAATACAACTGTACAATTATTTGAATTCATAAGACAAGCTGGTGGAGATCCACTAGTACTAAATGATGAAGGTTCAATTAAAGCTTATACTTTCTTAAAAAAATTATGGCCTTATTTATCACCAGATAGCAAGAAAGCAGATTGGAATACTATGAACAAATACTTAGCAACTGAGTCTGTATATTATGGTGCTAACTGGCCATTTGGAGTTAATGTAATAGTTAGAGACGGTGGTAAAAAAGAAATAAAAGCACATGCTGGATTTGCAGGACCTGTGAAAAAGTCAAAAGTTCTTGGTGGAGAAGTAATAGGTATACCAGTAGGTTCACCTAATAAAGAATTAGCAGTAAAATTCATGCAATTCTTAATGAGCAAAGAAACTCAAGAATTATTAGTTACAGAGATGGGCTGGCCTTCATGCAGAACTGATGCATATGGTAAAGTAGAAGAGTGGCAAAAACCTTACTTTGAAGCAGTTAAAGAAGCTCTTAAAGTGTCACAGCCTAGACCAAATGTAACATATTGGGATACAGTTGATAAAGCTTTAAATGATGCATTCAGAGAAATTGTAATTGAAGGTAAAGATGTAAAAGCAACACTTGATAAATATGCTAAAGCTATTGCAGATGCTAAGAAGTAA
- a CDS encoding glycoside hydrolase family 65 protein has protein sequence MREFHKNKTAIYEYDEWRIIEKEFSEKLNQRSETIFSLGNGYLGIRGNLEEGYSGDPKTSLVGTYINGIYESEPIMYGEYHFGYPLWGQTMINITDWRLISLWIDDEKFDMLKGSIKDYSRILDMKNGKLIRELIWKSPKGKEVYIKIERFVSLTNKHLAVIRFMVKPLNFDGEITFISELDGDVKNKNLREQALRVIDKWTDGRLGYIQQKTNRTEFTIGCSMYNDFYCKDQDIEYSLEKIEEDKKIGIKIVFKGERNQTYILDKYVNFYTSRDVSENEIMNYAKEGVLEAKTAGYDNLYNEHRKYLLKFWEDADIKIKGDIALQQGIRFNSFQLLQSVGKDGITNIGAKGLTGEGYEGHYFWDSEIYILPFFLYSRPEISKALLIYRYNTLDKARERAKEMRSKGALFPWRTINGEEASSYFPASTAQYHIDADITYAIHKYVEATDDIDFLINYGAEIVFETARMWADRGGYIPLKDNKFCINEVTGPDEYKPCVDNNCYTNYMARFNLNYGVYVAELLKAKYPQKYEELKEKINLKEEELVEWKKAADNMYLPYDEKLGINPQDDSFLYKEPYDVDSIPVEETPLVTNWHQLNIMRYQICKQADVILLMFLLGNEFDIELKKRNYDFYEPKTTHDSSLSACVFSIIASEIGYKEQAYNYFMQTARMDLDDYNNNAHEGIHTACMAGTWASVVNGFAGMRVYNSELHFKPYLPEKWESYEFRIKYKNRQINVKVEGNLTTYKLLNGDNIVIWHKGNKVELSKMKDVILV, from the coding sequence ATGAGAGAGTTTCACAAAAATAAAACAGCAATATATGAATATGATGAATGGAGAATTATAGAAAAAGAATTTAGTGAAAAATTAAATCAGAGAAGTGAAACTATTTTTTCGTTAGGTAATGGTTATTTAGGTATTAGAGGTAATTTAGAAGAAGGTTATTCTGGTGACCCTAAAACTAGCTTGGTAGGTACTTATATTAATGGAATCTATGAATCAGAACCAATAATGTATGGAGAGTATCATTTTGGGTATCCTCTTTGGGGACAGACAATGATAAATATTACGGATTGGAGACTTATAAGCTTATGGATTGATGATGAAAAATTTGATATGTTAAAAGGTTCAATTAAGGATTATAGTCGTATCCTTGATATGAAAAATGGAAAACTTATAAGGGAGCTAATTTGGAAAAGTCCTAAGGGTAAGGAAGTATATATAAAAATAGAAAGATTTGTTTCACTTACAAATAAACACCTAGCCGTAATAAGATTTATGGTAAAACCGTTAAATTTTGATGGAGAGATTACTTTTATTTCTGAATTAGATGGAGATGTTAAAAATAAAAACTTAAGAGAACAAGCATTAAGAGTTATTGATAAATGGACAGATGGGAGATTAGGATATATTCAACAGAAAACTAATAGAACGGAATTTACTATAGGTTGTTCGATGTATAATGATTTTTATTGTAAAGATCAAGATATAGAATATTCGTTAGAAAAAATAGAGGAAGACAAAAAGATTGGAATTAAAATAGTTTTTAAAGGTGAAAGAAACCAAACATATATCTTGGATAAATATGTAAATTTCTACACTTCCAGAGATGTATCTGAAAATGAAATCATGAATTATGCTAAAGAAGGAGTTCTAGAGGCTAAGACCGCAGGTTACGATAATCTATATAATGAACATAGAAAATATCTGCTTAAATTCTGGGAAGATGCTGACATTAAGATAAAAGGAGATATAGCTTTACAACAAGGGATAAGATTTAACAGTTTTCAATTATTGCAATCTGTCGGAAAAGATGGCATTACTAATATAGGGGCAAAGGGTTTAACAGGTGAAGGATATGAAGGTCACTATTTCTGGGACTCGGAGATTTATATACTACCATTTTTCTTATACAGCAGACCAGAAATTTCTAAAGCTTTGCTAATATATAGATATAACACTTTAGACAAGGCACGTGAGAGAGCAAAAGAGATGAGAAGTAAAGGAGCATTATTCCCTTGGAGAACAATTAATGGTGAAGAAGCATCTTCATATTTCCCAGCATCTACAGCGCAATATCATATTGATGCAGATATAACATATGCTATTCATAAATATGTTGAAGCAACTGATGATATTGACTTTCTAATAAATTATGGAGCAGAAATTGTGTTTGAAACAGCAAGAATGTGGGCAGATAGAGGAGGATATATACCTCTTAAGGATAATAAATTCTGTATTAATGAAGTTACGGGACCAGATGAATACAAACCTTGTGTTGACAACAATTGCTATACTAACTATATGGCTCGTTTTAATTTGAATTATGGAGTATATGTTGCTGAACTGTTGAAAGCTAAATATCCACAAAAATATGAGGAGTTAAAGGAAAAGATCAATCTAAAAGAAGAAGAACTTGTAGAATGGAAAAAAGCAGCAGATAATATGTATTTACCTTATGATGAAAAGTTAGGAATAAATCCTCAAGATGATAGTTTTCTTTACAAAGAACCATATGATGTAGATTCGATTCCTGTTGAGGAAACACCACTGGTTACAAATTGGCATCAATTAAATATTATGAGATATCAAATATGTAAACAGGCTGACGTTATTTTACTAATGTTCTTGCTTGGAAATGAATTTGATATTGAGTTAAAAAAGAGAAATTATGATTTTTATGAACCTAAAACGACTCATGATTCATCTTTATCAGCGTGCGTATTTAGCATTATTGCTTCAGAGATAGGATACAAGGAACAAGCATATAATTATTTTATGCAAACAGCTAGAATGGATTTAGATGATTATAATAATAATGCACATGAAGGAATTCACACTGCTTGTATGGCTGGAACATGGGCAAGTGTTGTAAATGGATTTGCTGGGATGAGGGTATATAATAGTGAATTACACTTCAAACCGTATCTGCCTGAGAAATGGGAAAGTTATGAGTTTAGAATAAAATATAAGAATAGACAAATAAATGTTAAAGTTGAAGGAAACTTGACTACTTATAAATTACTTAATGGTGATAATATAGTGATTTGGCATAAAGGGAATAAGGTAGAGTTATCAAAAATGAAAGATGTAATTCTAGTGTGA
- a CDS encoding ABC transporter substrate-binding protein codes for MKRILSLLLVLTMIFTLTACSGKNTADDVKNQDVKANEPVEIKMQIVWAEDSGRGMAIREILDEFEKENPGIKVKLLGGSQEEQKLLTMILSGEAPEVIQVPYRYVQALGGQGAFVDLTKDFSKNKDNFYEQLWNLAEVDGKLYGYPWMGHTIQLVYNKTLFEKAGLTKAPETWEELYEYAKKLTIDKDGDGKIDQYGIGLVGKQHHDITWLFNMFAHQAGAKLVKEENGEYKVAINSPEGKKALEYYIKLIRECAPPDTANKAGGDVMADFRNQVTAMEFQGPWGITDIWKNGKPFEVSAAPVPAGPAGRAADIGPYMLTVPVGVEGKKLEASKKLIEFLGSKKGQEMLMKGEKADDGNYYPFRVPIRKDMEDTDYFKKHPEFLVFIEGLKYPSISTPIKEWVKVEEEVYRSQLNKAVIGEVSVEEALKNIEKLGNEILKNQ; via the coding sequence ATGAAAAGAATACTATCGTTATTATTAGTTCTAACTATGATTTTTACTTTAACTGCTTGTTCTGGTAAAAATACAGCTGATGATGTTAAAAATCAAGATGTTAAAGCTAATGAGCCTGTAGAGATCAAAATGCAAATAGTTTGGGCTGAAGATTCAGGAAGAGGTATGGCAATAAGAGAAATATTAGATGAATTTGAAAAAGAAAATCCTGGAATAAAAGTTAAACTTCTTGGAGGAAGCCAAGAAGAACAAAAACTTTTAACTATGATTTTAAGTGGAGAAGCTCCAGAAGTAATTCAAGTGCCATATAGATATGTACAGGCTTTAGGTGGACAAGGTGCCTTTGTTGATTTAACAAAAGATTTTTCAAAGAATAAAGATAATTTTTATGAACAATTGTGGAATTTAGCTGAAGTTGATGGTAAATTATACGGATATCCATGGATGGGACATACTATTCAACTAGTTTATAACAAGACATTATTTGAAAAAGCTGGATTAACAAAAGCACCTGAAACTTGGGAAGAACTTTATGAATACGCAAAAAAATTAACAATTGACAAAGATGGTGACGGTAAAATTGACCAATACGGTATAGGGCTAGTAGGTAAACAACATCATGATATCACATGGTTGTTCAATATGTTTGCACATCAAGCAGGAGCAAAATTAGTTAAGGAAGAAAATGGTGAGTATAAGGTAGCTATTAATTCACCAGAAGGTAAGAAAGCATTAGAATATTATATAAAGCTTATAAGAGAGTGTGCTCCTCCAGATACAGCTAATAAAGCAGGTGGAGATGTTATGGCTGACTTTAGAAATCAAGTTACTGCTATGGAATTCCAAGGCCCTTGGGGAATAACAGATATTTGGAAAAATGGAAAGCCATTTGAAGTGTCAGCAGCACCAGTACCTGCTGGACCAGCTGGAAGAGCAGCTGATATTGGACCTTATATGTTGACAGTACCTGTTGGGGTTGAAGGTAAAAAATTAGAAGCTAGTAAGAAGTTGATAGAGTTTTTAGGAAGCAAAAAAGGTCAAGAGATGCTAATGAAGGGCGAAAAAGCAGATGATGGAAATTACTATCCATTTAGAGTACCAATTAGAAAAGATATGGAAGATACAGATTACTTCAAGAAACATCCTGAGTTTTTAGTATTTATTGAAGGGTTAAAATACCCAAGTATTTCTACACCTATAAAAGAGTGGGTAAAAGTTGAAGAGGAAGTATATAGAAGCCAGTTAAACAAAGCTGTAATTGGAGAAGTTAGCGTTGAAGAAGCATTGAAAAACATTGAAAAATTAGGCAATGAAATTCTTAAAAATCAATAA